One window of the Podospora pseudocomata strain CBS 415.72m chromosome 7, whole genome shotgun sequence genome contains the following:
- the GTR2 gene encoding GTP-binding protein gtr2 (COG:U; EggNog:ENOG503NVBT; BUSCO:EOG09263274) has product MSSTGGNGGGASRDNGEDLDSQPLRPRPIRFISPAALNLSRVYEQNRQRIQKKDGPKVPDPMTPQTKGKPRLLLMGQRRSGKSSISSVVFHKLPASETLFLESTARIQKDSLNSFMEFQVWDFPGQIDIFENPAYSFDMDAIFGEIGALIWVIDAQDDYLEAVTRLNITILHVQRSYPHINIEVFIHKVDGLSDDYKLDIQRDVTIRIQDELSDQGIENAPVNFHLTSIYNHSIFEAFSKVIQKLIPRLGQLEAMLTNLCRTCRFEKAYLFDVNTKIYIATDSTPEDMASYEICSDYVDVIIDFTEVYGSWPRTQQWRDRLEGEPWAQPLEDQVACEWAESGMVLADAQRPIMLREVDRFLALVAIMKEGSYEKMPQINMNVDVVVKGLTEFFEITKPRGGGGGVVGGQGGKGVVSPGVAPAL; this is encoded by the exons ATGTCTTCTACCGGTGGCAATGGGGGCGGTGCTTCGAGGGACAACGGAGAGGATCTGGACTCGCAGCCTCTACGCCCTCGTCCGATCAGGTTTATCAGTCCAGCAGCGCTAAATCTTTCTCGTGTTTATGAACAGAACCGGCAACGAATCCAAAAGAAGGATGGGCCAAAAGTGCCTGACCCGATGACGCCCCAGACGAAGGGGAAGCCTcgcctgttgttgatgggacAAAGGAG GAGTGGGAAGTCATCCATCTCGAGCGTGGTGTTTCACAAGTTGCCAGCGAGCGAGACATTGTTTCTCGAGTCGACGGCCAGAATTCAAAAAGACAGTCTCAA CTCTTTCATGGAGTTTCAGGTTTGGGATTTTCCAGGTCAGATCGACATCTTTGAAAACCCAGCTTATTCGTTCGACATGGACGCCATTTTTGGCGAGATTGGGGCTCTCATTTGGGTCATTGACGCCCAAGACGACTATCTCGAAGCCGTGACCCggctcaacatcaccattcTCCACGTCCAACGAAGCTACCCTCACATCAATATCGAGGTCTTCATCCACAAGGTTGACGGCCTTAGTGACGACTACAAGCTGGATATCCAGCGCGATGTGACGATACGGATTCAGGACGAGCTCTCGGACCAGGGGATCGAAAACGCGCCTGTCAACTTCCACCTCACCAGCATCTACAACCACAGCATCTTTGAGGCCTTTAGCAAGGTCATCCAGAAGCTCATCCCTAGATTGGGTCAGCTCGAGGCGATGCTGACGAACCTCTGCCGGACGTGCCGGTTCGAAAAGGCCTATCTCTTCGAcgtcaacaccaagatcTACATTGCGACGGACTCGACCCCCGAGGACATGGCCAGCTACGAAATCTGCTCTGATTATGTGGATGTTATAATTGACTTTACCGAAGTTTATGGGAGCTGGCCGAGGACGCAGCAGTGGAGGGACaggctggagggggagccGTGGGCGCAGCCGCTGGAGGATCAGGTGGCGTGCGAGTGGGCCGAGAGCGGGATGGTGCTTGCCGACGCGCAGAGGCCGATTATGCTGAGGGAGGTAGACAGGTTTCTGGCGCTGGTGGCGATCATGAAGGAGGGGAGTTATGAGAAGATGCCGCAGATTAACATGaatgttgatgtggtggtgaaggggctGACGGAGTTTTTTGAGATTACGAAGccgagggggggaggagggggagtggtaGGGGGGcagggagggaagggggttgttaGTCCTGGTGTTGCTCCTGCTCTGTGA